In one window of Comamonas testosteroni DNA:
- the copC gene encoding copper homeostasis periplasmic binding protein CopC gives MNRSNLVAKFIAPIAATLFASAAFAHPSLVSSSPADKSQVAAPATIELKFSETLVPQFSAANLIMTGMPGMPNHGAMKVSASVSGASDGKTMVITPAQTLQPGAYRVDWRAVSSDTHPINGNVTFQVK, from the coding sequence ATGAACCGCTCAAACCTGGTCGCTAAGTTCATCGCGCCAATTGCCGCAACACTGTTCGCTTCCGCAGCATTTGCACATCCTTCGTTAGTTTCCTCCTCTCCTGCGGATAAGTCGCAGGTCGCGGCACCTGCCACGATTGAGTTGAAGTTCTCTGAGACGCTGGTTCCTCAGTTCTCGGCAGCGAACTTGATCATGACGGGGATGCCCGGAATGCCGAACCACGGCGCAATGAAGGTCAGCGCAAGCGTCTCTGGCGCTAGCGATGGCAAAACCATGGTCATTACTCCCGCTCAGACGCTTCAACCCGGTGCCTATCGCGTGGATTGGCGTGCAGTGTCGTCAGACACACACCCTATCAATGGCAACGTCACATTCCAGGTGAAGTAA
- a CDS encoding heavy metal sensor histidine kinase produces MQRLTRKGKLSLTSRLALFFTAVAAAVVLGLGGLFLVVTEKHFVELDRMTLQDKRHLIEKILQNTKSVDDARWRLNEALNYHEDLQVQVKDAQGETVFQSPASGFAVPDRNSAFIDKEGSFGVWRHADAEFHILSFETLPAYAPSPLKVLIAADTKHHIQFLDGIRASFAIYVIAAILLCSLLSWLAARQGLAPLREMKSRAAVVTGQKMSERMPVEAVPVEMADLAHELNRMLDRLQDDFQRLTDFASDLAHELRTPISNLLTQTQVVLASKRDAATYRDILASNAEEFQRLARMVSDMLFLAKTERGVSLPRKEQFFAKQEAYALLEFYEAVAEEKQIHLKLKGDGLVDGDRLMFHRAVSNLLSNALRYTPQAGMVTIDIAASASWTLVTVENTGQDIDPKVLPRLFDRFYRADPSRAHPDSDGSGLGLAITRAIVEAHGGSITATSADGRTRFTLKFPTPQPTS; encoded by the coding sequence GTGCAGCGTCTCACTCGCAAGGGAAAGCTCTCTTTAACGAGCCGTTTGGCACTATTTTTCACGGCTGTTGCGGCAGCCGTAGTGCTAGGTCTAGGCGGCCTATTCCTAGTCGTTACAGAAAAGCATTTCGTGGAATTGGACCGAATGACGCTTCAGGACAAGCGACATTTGATCGAGAAAATTCTCCAGAACACCAAGTCGGTCGATGATGCTCGTTGGCGTTTAAATGAGGCACTGAACTATCACGAGGATCTTCAAGTCCAGGTGAAAGATGCCCAAGGAGAAACCGTATTTCAATCGCCCGCATCCGGCTTTGCAGTGCCGGATCGCAACTCGGCTTTTATCGACAAGGAAGGATCGTTTGGGGTGTGGCGGCATGCAGACGCAGAATTCCACATCTTGAGCTTTGAGACGCTACCGGCCTACGCACCGTCACCATTAAAGGTACTGATCGCTGCAGATACCAAGCATCACATTCAATTTCTCGACGGAATTCGAGCGAGCTTCGCGATTTATGTGATTGCTGCAATCTTGCTGTGCTCGCTTCTGTCTTGGCTCGCCGCTCGACAAGGGCTGGCACCGCTGCGAGAAATGAAATCACGGGCAGCTGTTGTGACGGGGCAGAAGATGAGTGAGCGCATGCCGGTCGAGGCTGTGCCCGTTGAAATGGCCGACCTGGCGCATGAGCTCAATCGCATGCTGGATCGGTTGCAGGACGATTTTCAACGGCTGACAGATTTCGCGTCTGATTTGGCCCATGAACTGCGTACGCCCATCAGCAACCTGTTGACGCAGACTCAGGTTGTGCTGGCGTCCAAGCGTGATGCCGCGACATACCGAGACATTCTTGCCTCTAATGCCGAAGAGTTTCAGCGTTTGGCTCGCATGGTGTCAGACATGCTATTCCTGGCCAAAACTGAACGGGGCGTAAGCCTGCCGCGCAAGGAGCAATTCTTCGCAAAGCAAGAAGCGTATGCATTGCTGGAGTTCTACGAGGCTGTCGCGGAAGAAAAGCAAATTCATTTGAAGTTAAAAGGCGATGGACTCGTTGATGGTGATCGGCTGATGTTCCATCGTGCTGTGAGTAATTTGCTATCTAATGCTTTGCGCTACACGCCGCAGGCAGGCATGGTCACCATCGACATTGCGGCCTCCGCTTCCTGGACACTTGTCACTGTGGAAAATACAGGGCAGGACATTGATCCCAAAGTCCTGCCCAGGTTATTTGACCGCTTCTACCGAGCTGACCCTTCCAGGGCTCATCCGGACTCAGACGGTAGCGGATTGGGTTTGGCAATCACCCGAGCAATTGTCGAAGCCCATGGAGGCTCCATTACCGCCACGTCAGCCGATGGACGAACTCGCTTCACCTTGAAATTCCCCACTCCGCAGCCGACTTCCTAA
- a CDS encoding heavy metal translocating P-type ATPase, which produces MQHHQHRSSSESVELENTKTDAEPLQDPVCGMTVTLQSPHRIVHEGRIYRFCSNGCQQKFAHGPAQFISSNEQADHAGEGTVYVCPMHPEVHQDHPGRCPKCQMHLVPEAQLLSSHEHAHVAASHSDQKSFDDSGVVPAETIYTCPMHPEVRQDHPGNCAKCGMTLEPLIPVGEEDNSELQDFQRRFWWTLPLTLIVTTLAMFGHKFGWFTMQTQTWVELTLSLPVVLWTGWPFFVRGWQSIIHRSPNMWTLISLGSGAAFVYSLVATLAPGVFPDSFVSMGRVAVYFEAAVVIISLTMLGQIIELKARSQTSAAIKSLLSLAPKTARRINADGSEEDVPLSHVHVGDLLRVRPGEKVPVDGIVTEGQSAVDESMLTGEPIPVTKRVDDKLIGATLNTSGALVMRSEKVGTATMLSQIVQMVASAQRSKAPMQRMADVVAGKFVLVVVLVAVMTFFVWGIFGPEPSWVFGLINAVAVLIIACPCALGLATPMSVMVATGRAAEQGVLFRDAGAIEKMREVDTLIVDKTGTLTEGRPVFDKAIPAPDFTADEVLRLAASLDQGSEHPLADAIVRAAREQGLQLAKPVDFDSASGIGVRGTVEGRRLALGNTTLMAQEGVSVSSLQADGERLRGEGASIMHLAADGKFAGILAVTDPIKASTLDAIQTLHASGLRIVMATGDGLTTARAVGAKLGIDEVHGEVKPADKLALVERLQSEGHVIAMAGDGINDAPALAKADVGVAMGTGTDVAMNSGQITLVKGDLRGIAQSREISTDTVRNMRQNLLFAFIYNGIGVPIAAGVLYPFTGWLLSPMIAALAMSLSSASVIFNALRLSKSNRLN; this is translated from the coding sequence ATGCAACATCATCAGCATCGATCTTCTTCAGAATCAGTTGAGTTGGAAAACACCAAAACTGACGCCGAGCCTCTGCAAGATCCTGTTTGCGGCATGACTGTCACTCTACAGTCGCCCCATCGGATAGTTCACGAAGGACGGATCTATCGCTTCTGCAGTAACGGTTGCCAGCAAAAATTTGCTCATGGCCCTGCGCAATTCATATCGAGTAACGAGCAGGCTGATCACGCAGGAGAAGGCACAGTCTATGTATGCCCAATGCATCCTGAAGTCCATCAAGATCATCCGGGACGCTGCCCCAAGTGCCAAATGCATTTGGTGCCTGAGGCCCAGTTGCTCAGCTCGCACGAACATGCTCATGTGGCTGCAAGTCATTCAGATCAGAAATCGTTTGATGACTCGGGCGTGGTTCCCGCCGAAACGATCTATACCTGCCCGATGCATCCGGAGGTTCGGCAAGATCATCCCGGAAACTGCGCTAAATGCGGAATGACTCTGGAGCCACTGATCCCGGTTGGAGAAGAGGACAACAGCGAGTTGCAAGACTTTCAACGGCGATTCTGGTGGACGCTCCCACTCACGCTGATTGTTACCACTCTGGCCATGTTCGGACACAAGTTCGGCTGGTTCACTATGCAGACCCAAACATGGGTCGAGTTGACTCTTTCCCTGCCCGTGGTTCTATGGACGGGCTGGCCCTTTTTTGTTCGAGGCTGGCAGTCAATCATCCACCGCAGTCCGAACATGTGGACGTTGATCAGCTTGGGATCGGGAGCCGCCTTTGTCTACAGCCTCGTAGCGACGCTGGCACCTGGTGTGTTTCCTGACTCGTTCGTATCCATGGGCCGTGTAGCTGTTTATTTCGAGGCAGCGGTGGTCATCATTTCTTTGACCATGTTGGGGCAGATCATTGAGCTGAAGGCTCGCTCTCAGACCTCGGCCGCTATCAAATCATTGCTTAGCCTAGCTCCTAAGACGGCAAGGCGTATCAATGCAGATGGCAGTGAGGAAGATGTTCCCCTCAGCCACGTGCATGTCGGAGACCTGCTGCGCGTACGTCCAGGCGAGAAAGTACCTGTGGATGGCATTGTCACGGAAGGTCAAAGCGCCGTTGATGAATCGATGCTCACGGGCGAGCCAATACCTGTGACAAAGCGAGTTGACGACAAACTGATCGGCGCCACACTCAATACGAGTGGAGCTCTGGTCATGAGGTCAGAAAAGGTGGGCACTGCCACCATGCTTTCCCAGATCGTTCAGATGGTTGCATCGGCCCAACGGTCGAAGGCACCGATGCAGCGAATGGCCGACGTAGTGGCTGGAAAGTTCGTTCTGGTTGTCGTGCTAGTTGCTGTAATGACCTTCTTCGTCTGGGGAATTTTTGGCCCAGAGCCCAGTTGGGTGTTTGGGTTGATCAATGCCGTCGCGGTACTCATCATCGCCTGCCCATGTGCGCTAGGTTTGGCCACACCCATGTCAGTAATGGTGGCCACAGGGCGCGCTGCAGAGCAAGGCGTTTTGTTCCGTGACGCGGGCGCCATAGAAAAAATGCGTGAAGTGGATACGCTCATCGTAGATAAAACGGGCACCCTTACAGAAGGTCGGCCTGTGTTCGATAAGGCGATTCCGGCTCCAGATTTCACCGCTGACGAAGTTTTGAGGCTTGCCGCTAGCTTGGATCAGGGTAGCGAGCATCCGCTTGCGGATGCCATCGTCCGAGCTGCACGTGAACAAGGCTTGCAACTCGCTAAACCAGTGGACTTCGATTCCGCCAGCGGTATTGGTGTACGTGGAACCGTTGAGGGGCGGCGCTTGGCATTAGGCAACACCACATTGATGGCTCAAGAAGGCGTTTCTGTATCTTCCTTGCAAGCGGACGGAGAACGCCTGCGAGGAGAGGGTGCAAGCATCATGCATTTAGCGGCTGATGGGAAGTTCGCGGGCATTTTGGCGGTAACAGACCCTATCAAAGCTAGCACTCTGGACGCCATCCAAACGCTTCATGCAAGCGGCTTGCGAATTGTCATGGCGACCGGAGATGGCTTGACTACAGCTAGGGCTGTCGGTGCCAAGCTTGGTATTGATGAAGTACATGGCGAAGTGAAGCCCGCTGACAAGCTTGCTCTCGTGGAGCGATTGCAAAGTGAAGGCCATGTGATTGCCATGGCTGGTGACGGTATCAACGATGCGCCGGCCTTGGCAAAAGCTGATGTAGGTGTAGCCATGGGAACAGGGACCGACGTAGCAATGAACAGCGGTCAGATCACGCTGGTCAAGGGTGATTTGCGTGGCATTGCCCAGTCGCGTGAAATCTCAACTGACACAGTGCGCAACATGCGGCAGAACTTACTATTTGCCTTTATATACAACGGAATTGGTGTGCCGATTGCTGCGGGAGTTCTGTACCCGTTCACTGGGTGGCTTCTTTCGCCAATGATCGCAGCGTTAGCAATGAGCTTAAGTTCAGCATCTGTGATCTTCAACGCGCTGCGGTTGAGTAAGTCGAATCGCCTCAACTGA
- a CDS encoding copper resistance system multicopper oxidase translates to MPRHSPFFVTPIQGFSRRRFVQGLAAGGVLAGLSTQSLMAFAQQSSTVRGAAPVLKGNEFDLVIAESAVNFTGKPGMATTINGSLPAPTLRWREGETVTIRVTNKLREATSIHWHGIILPYQMDGVPGISFAGIPPGETFTYRFKVQQSGSYWYHSHSGMQELTGMYGAIIIDPAGPETIRADRDHVVLFSDWTDEDPMRVFAKLKVQGDYYNYNQPTVFDFFRDASRDGVSAALDKRKMWNEMRMNPTDLADLSSATLTYLANGVTPAGNWTALFRPGERVRLRMVNGAGNTFYDVRIPGLKLTVVHVDGVDVEPVTVDEFRFGPGETIDVIVEPRDDAYTIFAQSMDRTGYARATLAVREGLQAPVPALDPVEWLGMSDMMGAMSHGSSGADMDMTGMSGMTGMSGMTGMSGMTGMSGMTGMAGMAGMSGAMAGMDHGAMAGMNHGGMAMDHSQHAKSAGGLAVPSTTARHARTEYGARTDMRVDMARTNLDDPGIGLRNNGRRVLTLADLHTPSGPMDSRGPGREVELHLTGNMERYSWSLDGLEFGQSTPVHFRHGERLRVILHNDTMMTHPMHLHGMWSELESPDGRFLARRHTLPVQPAQRISFLVTADALGRWAWHCHLMFHMDAGMFREVVVS, encoded by the coding sequence ATGCCGCGTCATTCGCCATTTTTTGTCACTCCCATTCAAGGGTTCTCTCGTCGGCGCTTCGTTCAGGGGCTGGCCGCAGGAGGCGTTCTGGCGGGCCTGTCAACGCAGTCGCTCATGGCATTCGCACAGCAGAGCTCCACAGTCCGCGGGGCCGCTCCGGTGCTGAAGGGTAACGAGTTCGATTTGGTGATCGCCGAGTCCGCCGTGAACTTTACGGGCAAGCCAGGGATGGCGACAACGATCAATGGATCGCTTCCTGCACCAACCCTGCGCTGGCGAGAGGGTGAGACGGTGACGATTCGCGTCACGAACAAGCTTCGCGAGGCCACTTCTATTCATTGGCACGGCATTATCTTGCCCTACCAGATGGACGGAGTTCCAGGCATCAGCTTTGCGGGCATTCCTCCTGGAGAGACGTTTACCTACCGCTTCAAGGTTCAGCAAAGCGGTTCCTACTGGTATCACTCACATTCAGGCATGCAGGAGCTCACCGGCATGTATGGAGCAATCATCATTGATCCCGCAGGCCCTGAGACTATCCGTGCAGATCGTGACCATGTCGTGCTCTTCTCTGACTGGACTGACGAAGACCCCATGCGCGTTTTCGCAAAGCTCAAGGTTCAGGGCGACTACTACAACTACAACCAGCCCACGGTCTTTGATTTCTTCCGTGATGCATCGCGCGATGGCGTGTCAGCGGCATTAGACAAGCGCAAGATGTGGAACGAGATGCGCATGAATCCAACGGATTTAGCCGACCTCTCTTCTGCGACCCTGACCTACCTCGCAAATGGCGTCACGCCTGCCGGCAATTGGACTGCTCTTTTCCGCCCGGGCGAGCGTGTTCGACTGCGCATGGTCAACGGCGCGGGCAATACCTTCTATGACGTACGTATTCCGGGTCTGAAGCTCACTGTGGTGCATGTTGACGGCGTCGACGTAGAGCCTGTGACTGTCGATGAATTCCGATTCGGCCCTGGCGAAACCATAGACGTGATTGTCGAGCCACGTGATGACGCCTATACGATTTTTGCCCAGTCGATGGACCGAACAGGCTACGCACGCGCTACGTTAGCAGTGCGCGAAGGTCTACAAGCTCCTGTCCCTGCACTCGATCCCGTCGAATGGCTGGGTATGAGCGACATGATGGGCGCCATGAGCCATGGCAGTTCCGGAGCCGACATGGACATGACCGGCATGTCTGGGATGACCGGCATGTCTGGGATGACCGGCATGTCTGGGATGACCGGCATGTCTGGGATGACAGGTATGGCCGGGATGGCTGGTATGTCGGGGGCAATGGCCGGCATGGATCATGGTGCGATGGCCGGCATGAATCACGGTGGTATGGCGATGGACCATAGTCAGCATGCCAAGTCTGCTGGGGGCTTGGCAGTGCCCAGCACCACCGCACGCCATGCTCGCACTGAATATGGCGCAAGAACAGATATGCGAGTCGATATGGCCCGCACCAATCTTGACGATCCCGGTATCGGTCTGCGCAATAACGGCAGACGGGTGCTGACCTTGGCAGATCTGCATACACCTTCAGGTCCGATGGACTCGCGCGGTCCTGGACGAGAGGTGGAGTTGCACCTGACGGGCAATATGGAGCGTTATTCCTGGTCTCTTGATGGATTGGAGTTCGGGCAATCAACGCCTGTTCACTTCCGTCACGGCGAGCGTTTGCGAGTCATCCTGCACAACGACACGATGATGACTCACCCTATGCACTTGCATGGGATGTGGAGTGAACTGGAGAGCCCTGATGGTCGATTCCTCGCCCGTCGACACACCTTGCCAGTACAGCCTGCACAACGCATCAGCTTCTTGGTGACGGCAGATGCTCTGGGGCGCTGGGCATGGCATTGCCACCTGATGTTCCACATGGATGCAGGCATGTTCCGCGAAGTCGTAGTGTCTTGA
- a CDS encoding heavy metal response regulator transcription factor — protein MRILIVEDEPKTGEYLRQGLTEAGYIADLVPNGSDGLHLALQGEYSLVILDVMLPGLNGWQVLQSLRDRGLHMPVLFLTARDHVEDRVKGLELGADDYLVKPFSFAELLARVRIILRRGHPANEGTTLTVADLELDLLRRRVSRNGKRVDLTAKEFGLLELLMRRHGEVLPRSLIASQVWDMNFDSDTNVIEVAMRRLRVKIDEGHSIKLIQTVRGMGYVLEVPEEE, from the coding sequence ATGAGGATTTTGATTGTCGAAGATGAGCCTAAAACAGGTGAGTACCTGCGCCAAGGACTGACCGAGGCTGGCTACATTGCTGACCTCGTCCCAAATGGCTCAGACGGCTTACATCTGGCCCTGCAAGGTGAATACTCCTTGGTGATCTTGGATGTCATGCTGCCGGGCCTCAATGGTTGGCAGGTGCTCCAGTCTCTGCGTGATCGGGGACTACATATGCCGGTCCTGTTTCTTACTGCACGGGACCATGTCGAGGACCGTGTCAAAGGTCTAGAGCTCGGCGCAGATGATTACCTGGTAAAGCCGTTTTCGTTCGCAGAGCTACTCGCCAGAGTTCGCATCATTCTGAGACGTGGACATCCGGCCAACGAAGGTACTACTCTGACTGTTGCAGATCTTGAGCTAGACCTGCTGCGTCGTCGCGTATCTCGCAATGGCAAGCGTGTTGACCTCACAGCCAAAGAGTTCGGACTCTTAGAGTTGCTGATGCGCCGACATGGTGAAGTGCTGCCACGTTCATTGATCGCATCGCAGGTATGGGACATGAATTTCGACAGCGACACCAACGTCATTGAGGTGGCCATGCGCCGTCTGCGAGTCAAAATTGACGAAGGCCACTCGATCAAACTGATCCAGACCGTAAGGGGCATGGGCTATGTGCTTGAAGTCCCTGAGGAGGAATAG
- a CDS encoding copper resistance protein B codes for MSKALPIRALSTALLALVSMAAQAQSDHSSHGQADMQMEAPASPAATAADPHAGHGAMTGSAASGPAMDHGSMQMQGGSAPPDARDPHGYSNGLTLGSGDYAVPGVPRLMLADEHTFASLRGETLERRFSRRGDDSTAYDLQAWYGTSYNKAVLKAEGDVAKGKLEESRTELLWSRAATTYWDTQLGLRLDNGVGPSRQWLAFGVQGLAPYWFELEATAYVGSGGRTALRLNASYELLLTQRLILEPRAEMQFYGKDDPERHIGKGLAEASAGLRLRYEFSRQFAPYIGVERAGSFGRTADLVRADGGRAQQTRWVAGVRFWF; via the coding sequence ATGTCCAAAGCACTCCCTATTCGTGCATTGTCCACTGCGCTCCTCGCTCTGGTGAGTATGGCGGCCCAAGCGCAAAGCGACCATTCATCGCATGGCCAAGCGGATATGCAAATGGAAGCACCGGCAAGCCCTGCCGCAACTGCAGCTGATCCACATGCAGGTCATGGTGCTATGACCGGCAGCGCTGCAAGCGGCCCTGCGATGGATCACGGCAGCATGCAGATGCAAGGGGGATCCGCACCTCCAGATGCTCGCGACCCTCATGGGTATTCCAATGGGTTGACCTTGGGATCGGGCGATTACGCGGTGCCTGGCGTCCCGCGCTTGATGCTTGCGGACGAGCATACCTTTGCCTCGCTGCGTGGTGAGACCCTGGAACGCCGTTTTTCACGCAGAGGTGATGATTCAACGGCCTATGACTTGCAAGCATGGTACGGGACCTCATACAACAAAGCTGTCTTGAAGGCAGAAGGTGACGTCGCCAAAGGAAAGCTCGAAGAGTCTCGCACCGAACTGCTTTGGAGCCGTGCCGCCACGACCTATTGGGATACACAGTTGGGTCTGCGCTTAGACAACGGCGTGGGACCTAGCCGTCAATGGCTGGCATTTGGTGTACAGGGCCTGGCCCCTTACTGGTTCGAGCTGGAGGCTACAGCCTATGTCGGCAGTGGCGGCAGAACTGCGCTTCGCCTAAATGCAAGCTACGAACTATTGCTGACTCAACGCTTGATCCTTGAGCCTAGAGCTGAAATGCAGTTTTACGGCAAGGATGATCCAGAGCGGCATATCGGCAAGGGCCTAGCCGAAGCATCTGCTGGCCTGCGACTGCGCTACGAGTTCAGCCGTCAGTTCGCTCCATATATCGGAGTGGAACGTGCGGGAAGTTTCGGGCGAACCGCAGATCTCGTTCGTGCCGACGGTGGCCGTGCGCAGCAAACACGTTGGGTGGCCGGTGTCCGCTTCTGGTTCTAG
- a CDS encoding arsenate reductase ArsC, with protein MSDNKAPLNVLFLCTHNSARSILAEALLNDMGQGRFKAYSAGSSPRENQQPNPLGLQVLQKAGVSVEGLRSKSWDEFAVPGAPHMDLIITVCDNAAGEVCPFWPGHPATAHWGYPDPSEGEASDEAKLEAFRQTMHMIRRRLELLVNLPAQKLEQAVLQSTARELSSH; from the coding sequence ATGTCTGACAACAAAGCTCCCCTGAACGTCCTGTTCCTGTGCACCCACAATTCGGCACGCAGCATCTTGGCTGAGGCCTTGCTCAACGATATGGGCCAAGGCCGTTTTAAAGCCTATTCGGCGGGCAGCAGCCCCCGCGAGAATCAGCAACCCAATCCGCTTGGGCTGCAGGTGCTGCAAAAGGCCGGTGTCTCGGTCGAGGGCTTGCGCAGCAAGAGCTGGGACGAATTTGCTGTGCCTGGTGCGCCGCATATGGATCTGATCATCACCGTATGCGACAACGCGGCTGGTGAAGTGTGTCCGTTTTGGCCTGGTCATCCCGCCACAGCGCATTGGGGCTACCCGGACCCCTCGGAAGGCGAGGCCTCTGACGAAGCAAAGCTGGAAGCCTTCCGGCAGACGATGCACATGATTCGTCGTCGCCTGGAGCTATTGGTGAACCTGCCAGCGCAAAAGCTGGAGCAGGCAGTACTGCAGTCCACGGCGCGTGAACTCTCTTCGCACTAA
- the copD gene encoding copper homeostasis membrane protein CopD: MAEDWFTIVLRLALYLDMAAAFGVAMFGVYALGHDERSLAIARCYRICVGAFSAFGIGLSVVSMTVLAKAMSGAQTYSELSTHIFEMLITGTHMGLAWCIRILALTLCILIALVKFNPTFRFVAMSASSGVALATLAWAGHGAMDDGMRGYIHLASDISHLWAAGAWVGALLAFLILATRRANATQDTVAILSRTSNGFAHVGTLIVFVLAISGVVNYVLIAGPSLDPLVSTLYGQLLLGKLMLVLGMLALAAANRFRLSPSLEASLGSGNRAQAVSKLRQSLFMETTLAVLVLASVAWLGILSPKGI; encoded by the coding sequence ATGGCCGAGGATTGGTTCACCATCGTATTGCGCCTTGCGCTGTATCTGGACATGGCAGCGGCCTTTGGCGTCGCCATGTTTGGCGTTTATGCCCTTGGCCATGACGAGCGATCCTTGGCAATTGCGCGCTGCTATCGAATATGTGTCGGTGCATTTTCAGCATTCGGAATTGGCCTGTCCGTGGTCAGCATGACAGTCCTTGCCAAGGCCATGTCCGGTGCTCAAACTTACTCCGAGTTGTCAACGCATATCTTCGAGATGCTCATCACCGGCACTCACATGGGCCTTGCTTGGTGCATTCGTATTCTTGCGCTAACGCTTTGCATCTTGATTGCCCTAGTGAAGTTCAATCCAACGTTTCGCTTCGTTGCCATGTCCGCATCTAGCGGTGTAGCGCTGGCGACACTGGCCTGGGCTGGTCATGGAGCGATGGACGATGGAATGCGTGGATACATCCACCTTGCTTCAGACATCTCCCACCTCTGGGCAGCAGGTGCATGGGTCGGCGCGTTGCTTGCTTTTTTGATCTTAGCCACACGTAGGGCAAATGCGACACAGGACACCGTAGCCATATTGAGCCGCACATCAAACGGCTTCGCCCATGTCGGAACTCTGATCGTTTTCGTTCTTGCAATCAGTGGTGTAGTCAACTATGTATTGATCGCAGGGCCTTCGCTTGATCCGCTTGTTTCGACACTCTATGGTCAGTTGCTGCTAGGCAAGCTAATGCTGGTTCTCGGAATGCTTGCTTTGGCAGCTGCAAATCGGTTCCGGCTTAGTCCAAGTCTGGAGGCATCATTGGGTTCAGGGAATCGTGCGCAAGCAGTCTCTAAGCTACGACAGAGCCTGTTCATGGAGACAACACTTGCAGTTCTAGTTTTGGCGAGTGTGGCTTGGTTAGGCATTCTTTCCCCAAAAGGAATTTGA
- a CDS encoding ArsR/SmtB family transcription factor, translating into MQEANVIRSLSALAHEARLRVFRALVVAGPEGLTPSALAERLGIAPNALSFHLKELFHADLVTQERQGRNVLYRAAFPVMNDLLAYLTENCCQGAVCTDDAVASCEC; encoded by the coding sequence ATGCAAGAAGCAAACGTCATTCGCTCACTCTCCGCACTGGCCCATGAGGCCCGATTGCGCGTATTTCGCGCCCTCGTTGTGGCTGGACCTGAAGGCCTGACACCTAGTGCCTTAGCTGAGCGGCTCGGCATCGCGCCGAACGCGCTGTCCTTTCATTTGAAAGAGCTGTTTCATGCCGACCTGGTCACCCAGGAGCGGCAGGGCCGAAACGTGCTCTATCGCGCGGCCTTTCCCGTGATGAACGATCTGTTGGCATATCTCACCGAGAACTGCTGCCAGGGCGCGGTTTGTACCGATGACGCCGTTGCGTCGTGCGAGTGCTAA